TACTTGGGTAAAGCAGTTACCTGCTTTACCCTGAGGGCGAGTGCCTTTTCAGACCTTTAAAGGGAATATTGCATAATTAGGTTGCTTTTAAAAATGTTAATTGGTTTCATGTTTCCAACTAAAAGTCCCAATACGACATATCACTTTACAGTTGTATTTTGGGCTCTGTAAGCAtaacactgttagtctacacctgtttgttTACCAAGCATATGAcgaataaaattagatttgatcttTATCTACTAGCAACAAAACATAGGCACTTTTGTACCTACTTCAAATTGCAAAAATTAGAAGTGTAGTAGTTACATTTTTTGATGAGCTTTTGTGTTTTACGTTAGATTTGTGGAATATGTGTGTGTCTCCTTtcctttttaattaaaaaaaaaaatgtcaatcCCTGGCCTGGGTACTTCATTCCTCGATCTACCAGACAGTTTGTCTGATGTGCTTTAGTTTGTCAGTGATTTATAGTTTGTACAGTCCTGGTGTCATTAAGGACCGTTCTAAAGATAACAGACGAGAGAATTCACAGGCCTTCTGTTATGTCATTATGTTCTATTGTCTGTGCTGCAGTGTTCTACTATGTTTATGGATGCTGTTTGTCTAAATTGTTGTTTATAGAAACTCCTGCAGAACTGCCTCCTTGTGTTTCTCAGGCtggttgtggggggggggggtttgggtACCCCCCCCCctgatatttattttttaaaatgtagaatGGTCAGTTCTGGGGACTTTTAAAAGGATATTGTACTCaaatgaatgggggggggggggggggatttgccCAATAACATATTAGTATAATTATTTGTAAAAGTATTTTAACAGATTAGACAATGCATATAGCCAAGCAAAAAAAACTGCTTCCAAATGCTCTGTGACCACCAGCCAATGAGGAAATCTACAAGCATTTAGCTGGTGTTAATTTCCCGCCCTGTGCGTAGCAGCACAGCTTAATGACTGCAGTGGAAACACTGGTAGGGTTGTCACAATGCCAGTACTACTCAGAAATACCCCCAAAATCAATCAAGCAGCGTGTGTGTGTAACCATGCTTCTTCATCTCTCTGGTCCCATCAGAGCCGTCGGAGATGAGTGGTCCCGAGGTAGTGAAGACGCCGGGGGGTGGGGCTCCGGGGAAGGAAGGCAAGGAGCCTGTAGCAAATGGGCATCCAGGAGAGGGGGATCAGGGAGGAGACGATCCCTTTGCTGAGTACATGTGGATGGAGAACGAGGATGTTTacaacagacaggttggtgtacacacacagaaagtTAGTCCCAGATGTGTCTGCTTGATGTCTGTCTTATCAAGAGGAAACCCTTTAGAGGTGGAATCCAACCACACAccattctctctgtgtgttgtgtaatgttttttttttagtgTAATGAGGATATCTCATTACAGTAAGACAAGCCTTCATCCTttgtctatctttctctccctccctttctataCTGGGCACTGAGAACAGATCATTTCACCCTGGCTCACTGATAAACTACTACTAGTGTCTGAAGAGTTCCTGGTGTGTTGTTTCACTCTcactccaccccccccctctccctccatgtacactacatgaccaaaagtgtgtggacacctgcttgttgaacatctcattccaaaagcatgggcattaatatggagttgccccccccccttgctGTTATAACAGTCTCCACTTTTCTGgggaggttttccactagatgctggcacattgctgtggggactaaTGCCacagagcattagtgaggtcaggtactgatgttgagcgattagggctggcttgcagtcggcgttccaattcatcccaaaggatcggtggggttgaggtcagggctctgcaggtcagtcaagttcttccacaccgatctcgacgaaaccatttctttatggacctcactttgtgcacgggggcatcttcatgctgaaacaggaaagggccttcctcaaacttgGAAGctcagaattgtctagaatgtcattttagcgttaagatttcccttcagtgGAACCAAGGGACCTAGCCCtaaccatgaaaaatagccccagaccattattcctcatccaccaaactttacagttagcactatgcatttgggGAGGTAGtgtttctcctggcatccgccaaacccaaatGAGTGAGTCGGACTGCCAGATTGTAAAGTGTGATGTATCACGACAGAGAACGCAGTTcctctgctccagagtccaatggaggctTTACACCCCTTCAGCCTACGCTTGGCATTGTACatgttgatcttaggcttgtgtgcggctgctcggccatggaaacccatttcatgaagtccCCGACGAACAGTGCTTGtgtgacgttgcttccagaggcagtttggaactctgtagtgaatgttgcaaccgaggacagatgatttttttccccatgcttcagcactcagcagtcctgttctgtgagcttgtgtggcctatcactttgcacttgagctgttgttgctcctacacgtttccacttcacaataacggcatttacagttgaccggggcagttcaagcagggcagaaatttggcgaactgacttgttggaaaggtggcatgttgaaagccactgagctcttcagtaaggccattctactgccaatgtgtgtctatggagattgcatggcagtttGCTCAATTTTACATACCTGTCAACAACGGTTGTGGCTgatagctctgtctctctgtctctttgtctctctgtcaggttgaagAGGAGTTGTTGGAACAGGAGTTCTTGGAGCGTTGTTTCCAggagatgttggatgaggaggACCAGGATTGGTTCATCCCGGCCAGGGACCTCCCCTCGGGGGTGGGTCAGATCCAGCAGCAGCTTAACGGCCTGTCAGTCAGCGATGGAGGAAACGCAGAGGAGATGGCGGTGAGGAGACACAgcggaacacacacacgcatcagcGAACACACATGTACaacaatggtccttctgtagctcagttggtagagcatggcgcttgtaacgccagggtagtgggttcgatccccgggaccacccatacgtagaatgtatgcacacatgactataagtcgctttggataaaagcgtctgctaaatggcatatattaacaaTAGATCGCCATCTTGTAAAAATGAGTTTTGTACAATTGCATGGTTCTcactttctcttctcttttttttaaaaatctctccatcactccactcCATGTCTCCCTGCAGAGGAAGAGCAACTTGAACCCCGATGCGAAGGAGTT
The window above is part of the Oncorhynchus gorbuscha isolate QuinsamMale2020 ecotype Even-year linkage group LG21, OgorEven_v1.0, whole genome shotgun sequence genome. Proteins encoded here:
- the LOC124007937 gene encoding polyadenylate-binding protein-interacting protein 2B-like isoform X2, with the translated sequence MSGPEVVKTPGGGAPGKEGKEPVANGHPGEGDQGGDDPFAEYMWMENEDVYNRQVEEELLEQEFLERCFQEMLDEEDQDWFIPARDLPSGVGQIQQQLNGLSVSDGGNAEEMARKSNLNPDAKEFIPGVKY
- the LOC124007937 gene encoding polyadenylate-binding protein-interacting protein 2B-like isoform X1, which gives rise to MPEPSEMSGPEVVKTPGGGAPGKEGKEPVANGHPGEGDQGGDDPFAEYMWMENEDVYNRQVEEELLEQEFLERCFQEMLDEEDQDWFIPARDLPSGVGQIQQQLNGLSVSDGGNAEEMARKSNLNPDAKEFIPGVKY